The following coding sequences lie in one Rutidosis leptorrhynchoides isolate AG116_Rl617_1_P2 chromosome 4, CSIRO_AGI_Rlap_v1, whole genome shotgun sequence genomic window:
- the LOC139843443 gene encoding putative E3 ubiquitin-protein ligase RING1a — translation MPAQKRPHEPIYQDDDELQRNESENNNDDDQDAEQETDVEDDHGSTSSASCDETDEEFVYVKLAEIRKEVQCPICLGIIRKTRTVMECLHRFCRECIDKSMRLGNNECPACRAHCASRRSLRDDPNYDALIAILYPEIDKYEAEEYAFDEEEKARNKQIQDSIGQTSRRQLEALGKKRTTAKATAAVFTRRSHGNTRNLRGRRNQKSPEPQHSDNSNDADNNDGRNNSSSDNEPRSGLIRPKRQKRARSSQPSLPSSSDEVETGREITGRLIIGSSDILTWGRGGMRSNTRHGSLSNSVGKSFRNSRVFKQMDHLRKMQLNTTDKLDIHIKLISLDKQYVPNLQHLHLCCSPTMPIVHVGEYVALEKGLKDDEIELLLVKGDYSNVPAGEQSETVVINPSTDDLQMLEKSQTLLDVAKSSAERDLTLAYRKKLSNS, via the exons ATGCCCGCTCAAAAGCGTCCTCACGAACCTATTTACCAAGACGACGATGAATTACAACGTAACGAATCTGAAAATAACAACGACGATGACCAAGACGCTGAACAAG AAACTGATGTTGAAGATGATCACGGAAGCACTTCTTCTGCTAGTTGCGATGAAACAGACGAAGA GTTTGTGTATGTAAAGCTGGCTGAGATTCGAAAGGAGGTGCAATGTCCTATTTGTTTAG GAATAATTCGAAAGACAAGAACGGTTATGGAATGCCTGCACCGCTTCTGTAGGGAATGCATAGACAAATCAATGAGACTCGG GAACAATGAATGCCCTGCTTGTCGTGCACATTGTGCAAGTCGTCGCTCTTTGAGGGACGATCCCAATTATGATGCCCTGATTGCAATTTTGTACCCTGAGATTGATAAATATGAGGCAGAG GAATATGCCTTCGATGAAGAGGAAAAAGCTCGGAATAAGCAG ATCCAAGATTCAATTGGTCAAACATCCCGCCGTCAATTAGAGGCACTGGGAAAGAAACGTACAACTGCCAAAGCTACCGCTGCCGTTTTCACGAGAAGATCACATGGCAACACCCGAAATCTCAGGGGACGAAGAAACCAAAAATCCCCCGAACCCCAACATTCAGACAATTCGAACGATGCCGACAACAATGACGGACGAAACAATTCGTCTTCTGATAATGAGCCACGTTCAGGACTAATAAGACCAAAGAGACAAAAGAGAGCTCGATCTTCTCAGCCTTCACTACCCTCGAGTAGTGATGAGGTGGAAACGGGTCGAGAAATTACGGGCAGGCTTATTATTGGTAGTTCAGATATTTTAACGTGGGGCCGAGGTGGTATGAGAAGTAACACACGGCATGGTAGTTTAAGTAATAGTGTTGGTAAGAGTTTTAGAAATAGTAGGGTGTTTAAACAGATGGATCATCTTCGAAAAATGCAGCTAAATACTACTGACAAG CTGGATATTCATATCAAGCTCATCTCTTTAGATAAGCAATATGTACCAAATCTGCAACATCTACACCTTTGCTGCAGCCCAACCATGCCAATTGTACATGTAGGCGAG TATGTTGCTCTTGAGAAAGGTTTGAAAGATGATGAAATTGAACTGCTGTTGGTGAAAGGGGATTACTCAAATGTTCCTGCTGGCGAACAGTCTGAGACTGTTGTTATAAATCCTTCGACAGATGATCTGCAAATGTTGGAAAAAAGTCAAACCTTGTTGGATGTTGCGAAAAGTTCTGCTGAGAGAGATTTG ACTCTTGCTTACAGGAAGAAGTTATCTAACTCTTGA
- the LOC139841544 gene encoding glyoxysomal processing protease, glyoxysomal — protein MGVPEIVEVARNYSAMIRVQGPDPKGLKMRKHAFHHYISGKTTLSASGMVLSSSFEIGPLAKQLLSDEPMSLVLTVASIIEPFLSSKHRDQMSQVKPELIPGAKIDILVEGNDKASDCESLRWLPAELITLLDIRASSVALQSLIGAYSGSTEHGWEVGWSLASYSDGQTPYFDSTQKEVPNKHSPHISLQTRILCRACRGWCFNPLSGLLCVVSYVRIALAQQHVLHMGKAHESFSNKASGSTVTSHEEMFGEQSVDSRVSGNLSTRIAVLKVPSSTSKDLPNLKISPGNKRGDLLVAMGAPFGVLSPAHFRSSISVGYVSNCYPPRSLHASLLMADIRCLPGMEGSPVFGEQSEIVGILTKPLRQRGSGAEVQLVIPWEAIVEACDGFLLPKTSNAKYSSKHVHEYPKSHIKPPNPVEKAMSSICLITIGDGVWASGVLLNEHGLILTNAHLLEPWRFKKTAANDHHKTVSNIFFTPSKDTEDGPTTMSEISQSNYNKRNHQSIRVRVDYMHRWVWCDASVLYVSKGPLDIAVLKLDFVPDKLQPIVMDFTCPSPGSKVYVIGHGLFGPRCDFLPSACVGVVAKVVKARRCLGEPKQEDIPAMIETTAAVHPGGSGGAILNSDGHMISLVTSNARHGGGTVIPHLNFSIPCAALEPILNFSKDMKDISILEILDRPDDHLSSVWALMPPTSPKPKPGKEDNNVKEEIKGSRFAKFIAERQLLLKQIPHPDKTDSGYIKLLPSKL, from the exons ATGGGTGTTCCGGAAATCGTTGAAGTTGCTCGGAATTACTCCGCCATGATCAGAGTTCAGGGACCT GACCCAAAAGGATTAAAGATGAGAAAACATGCTTTTCACCATTACAT TTCAGGGAAAACCACTCTTTCAGCATCTGGAATGGTGTTGTCTAGTTCGTTCGAGATTGGCCCATTAGCTAAACAACTACTTAGCGACGAGCCAATGTCATTGGTTCTGACGGTTGCATCAATAATCGAGCCATTTCTATCATCAAAACACAGAGATCAAATGTCTCAG GTCAAACCAGAGTTGATTCCTGGTGCTAAGATAGATATATTGGTAGAG GGGAATGATAAAGCATCTGATTGCGAATCTCTACGTTGGCTACCTGCTGAACTTATAACGTTG CTCGACATTCGCGCTTCATCTGTTGCTCTCCAATCTTTAATCGGAGCTTATTCCGGGTCAACGGAGCATGGCTGGGAAGTTGGTTGGTCCTTAGCGTCATACAGTGACGGTCAAACACCATATTTTGATTCTACACAAAAGGAGGTACCTAACAAACATTCACCGCATATTAGTTTACAAACAAGAATTTTAT GTAGAGCCTGTAGAGGTTGGTGTTTCAACCCATTAAGTGGGCTGCTTTGTGTTGTATCTTATGTTAGGATCGCTTTAGCCCAACAACATGTCCTACATATGGGCAAAGCCCATGAGTCCTTTAGTAACAAG GCTTCCGGATCAACGGTCACGAGTCACGAGGAAATGTTTGGGGAACAATCTGTTGATTCACGTGTATCGGGAAATTTGTCGACTCGAATTGCTGTACTGAAAGTTCCTTCAAGTACCTCTAAG GATCTGCCAAATCTAAAGATATCACCGGGAAATAAAAGGGGGGATCTTCTTGTAGCTATGGGTGCTCCTTTTGGCGTCTTGTCACCTGCTCATTTTCGTAGCAG TATATCAGTAGGGTATGTTTCGAATTGCTACCCTCCAAGATCGTTACATGCATCATTGTTGATGGCTGACATTCGGTGTCTTCCTG GAATGGAAGGTAGTCCAGTTTTTGGAGAACAATCAGAGATCGTTGGCATCCTTACAAAGCCACTGAGACAGAGGGGTAGTGGTGCTGAGGTTCAG CTGGTGATTCCTTGGGAAGCCATTGTAGAAGCTTGTGACGGCTTTCTATTACCCAAAACAAGCAACGCAAAATATTCTTCGAAACACGTTCACGAGTATCCCAAATCCCATATAAAACCGCCAAATCCCGTTGAGAAGGCGATGTCTTCAATATGCCTTATTACTATAGGAGACGGTGTATGGGCATCTGGTGTTTTACTCAACGAACATGGCCTTATTCTTACAAACGCACACCTTTTGGAGCCATGGAGGTTCAAGAAAACAGCAGCCAATGATCATCATAAAACTGTGTCAAATATCTTTTTTACCCCTTCAAAGGATACTGAAGATGGGCCCACAACAATGTCGGAAATTTCTCAATCTAATTATAACAAGAGAAATCACCAAAGCATACGGGTCCGTGTGGATTATATGCACCGTTGGGTGTGGTGTGACGCTAGTGTACTTTATGTATCTAAAGGTCCTTTGGACATTGCAGTATTAAAACTTGATTTTGTCCCTGATAAGCTTCAGCCTATTGTCATGGACTTTACATGCCCTTCTCCAGGATCAAAGGTTTACGTCATTGGACATGGACTTTTTGGACCTCGTTGTG ATTTTCTTCCATCAGCTTGTGTTGGAGTGGTTGCAAAAGTCGTTAAAGCACGAAGGTGTTTAGGAGAGCCCAAACAAGAAGATATTCCGGCGATGATAGAAACGACAGCTGCCGTGCATCCTGGCGGTAGTGGTGGTGCTATACTCAATTCAGATGGTCACATGATCAGTCTTGTTACAAG CAATGCTAGGCATGGTGGGGGGACAGTTATTCCTCATTTGAATTTCAGCATTCCATGCGCAGCATTGGAGCCTATCCTAAACTTCTCAAAAG ATATGAAGGACATATCAATATTGGAAATACTTGACAGACCCGATGATCACCTTTCTTCTGTATGGGCATTGATGCCGCCCACATCCCCCAAGCCCAAACCAGGTAAAGAAGATAATAATGTTAAAGAAGAAATAAAGGGTTCAAGATTTGCAAAATTTATAGCCGAAAGACAACTTCTTTTGAAACAAATACCACATCCTGACAAGACGGATAGCGGTTATATAAAACTTCTCCCCAGCAAATTGTGA
- the LOC139841545 gene encoding uncharacterized protein, whose product MSINSSTNLITAEDTNSPNNPLFLHQHDHPGLILISKKLTGSENYSTWRRSMTIALNAKNKLQIVTGDYTEPSADSRNKALWDRTNDMIISWILNTISDQIGNSLSFVNYVAALWKELQENYSQLDGHRIYQLSNDIAQLKQTDCNVEIYYQKLFGMNLML is encoded by the coding sequence ATGTCAATTAACTCTTCTACAAATCTGATCACTGCTGAAGACACTAATTCTCCTAATAATCCTCTCTTTCTTCATCAACATGATCATCCAGGTCTGATTCTCATCTCGAAGAAGTTAACTGGTTCAGAAAACTATAGTACCTGGAGAAGATCGATGACTATTGCTCTCAATGCAAAGAACAAACTGCAAATTGTGACTGGAGACTACACTGAACCATCTGCAGAttcaagaaacaaagcactctggGATCGTACAAATGACATGATCATCTCTTGGATTCTTAACACCATATCTGATCAAATAGGTAACTCTTTAAGCTTTGTGAATTATGTTGCTGCTTTGTGGAAAGAACTACAAGAGAATTATTCTCAACTTGATGGCCACAGAATTTATCAATTATCTAATGACATAGCTCAATTGAAACAAACTGATTGCAATGTGGAGATATACTATCAGAAACTATTTGGGATGAACTTGATGCTTTAG